In the Triticum aestivum cultivar Chinese Spring chromosome 2B, IWGSC CS RefSeq v2.1, whole genome shotgun sequence genome, GTCGAGGTGCATCTGCTCGTGTCGGCACTCCTCGCTGCAGTAGGGCGTGTCCCCTCTGTACATGAAGATGTCGATGTCGCGCGCCAGCGGCTTGGCGCAGAGCGCGCACGCGTCCATCGCCGGCATGCCGGGCTCGCCGATCTGCTCGTTGTCGAAGAAGAAGGAGCAAGCCACCGATGGCGCCATGGTATATTGGTATGTGTGTGTAGGTGTCTTTGCAGCAAAATGCTGAGCAGAGCTGAGCTTGGTGGTGCGCTTGGTTGCTGCTTTTGGTGTTGCGAGAAGAGGGAGGAAAAGGATAGCGAGCGAGTTGGGTGAGGAAAG is a window encoding:
- the LOC123042056 gene encoding FCS-Like Zinc finger 2, giving the protein MAPSVACSFFFDNEQIGEPGMPAMDACALCAKPLARDIDIFMYRGDTPYCSEECRHEQMHLDAVCVKQAARRQQRFSAGTEVHRGQRQSSKVSVAS